A window of the Hevea brasiliensis isolate MT/VB/25A 57/8 chromosome 6, ASM3005281v1, whole genome shotgun sequence genome harbors these coding sequences:
- the LOC110655680 gene encoding lysM domain receptor-like kinase 3 produces the protein MHTQMLSAKSCFVPLICFLSLQILSVRSYSTQPMNCTDTTRLCTSFLAFKLQENQTLAVIQSMFDVLPQDVTVEGNDHGYIFIKKNCSCLSTAKVYASNTTYTMKSNEGYVYDIVIDAYDGLAFLPNTTRLAKIGAVISLRLFCGCSNGLWNYLMSYVMGEGDSVESLSSRFGVSMDSIEAVNGIGNPDNVTVGALYYIPLNSVPGEPYPVENDTPPSPTPVPEPSFDSFSENLSNQKTHVPYGWIIGGLGIGLALIIFCIVICVCLKSSSCFSKARGDHAKDPDGKSSHKFHILRKPSFCCASGRYPSGKSGDRKQTNGESSSHQITIPKALGTDMLDVEKPVVFTYEEIIFATDGFSDSSLIGHGTYGSVYYCYLRDQEVAVKRMTATKTKEFMSEMKVLCKVHHTNLVELIGYAASDDELFLIYEYAQKGSLKNHLHDPQNKGYTSLSWIMRVQVALDAARGLEYIHEHTKTHYVHRDIKTSNILLDGSFRAKISDFGLAKLVGKRGDGEATTTKVVGTFGYLAPEYLSDGLATAKSDVYAFGVVLFEIISGKEAIIRTEGAVTKNPERRSLASIMLAALRNSPDSMSMSSLKEHIDPNMMDLYPHDCVFKVAMLAKQCVDEDPILRPDMKQLVISLSQILLSSIEWEATLAGNSQVFSGLVQGR, from the exons ATGCATACACAAATGTTAAGTGCAAAGTCTTGTTTCGTTCCACTAATAtgttttctttctcttcaaatcCTCTCTGTACGTTCGTACTCAACACAACCCATGAACTGTACGGACACCACACGCCTCTGCACATCGTTTTTGGCCTTTAAACTCCAAGAGAACCAGACTCTAGCAGTGATCCAAAGCATGTTCGATGTGTTACCTCAAGATGTAACCGTGGAAGGCAATGATCATGGCTACATATTCATCAAGAAGAATTGCTCATGCTTATCCACAGCCAAAGTTTATGCCTCTAACACTACATATACAATGAAATCCAATGAGGGTTATGTGTATGACATTGTGATCGACGCTTATGATGGGCTTGCTTTCCTGCCCAATACAACTAGATTAGCCAAGATTGGTGCAGTGATTTCATTGAGGTTGTTTTGTGGGTGCTCAAATGGGTTGTGGAATTACTTGATGAGTTATGTGATGGGGGAAGGAGATAGTGTGGAGTCACTGTCAAGTCGATTTGGGGTTAGTATGGATAGTATTGAGGCAGTTAATGGGATAGGGAATCCAGATAATGTTACTGTTGGTGCTCTCTATTATATTCCCTTGAATTCAG TTCCTGGTGAGCCTTATCCTGTGGAGAATGACACTCCTCCTAGTCCCACTCCAGTTCCTGAACCTTCTTTTGACAGTTTCTCAG AAAATTTATCTAATCAGAAGACACATGTACCATACGGATGGATCATAGGGGGTCTTGGGATTGGTCTTGCACTGATCATATTTTGTATAGTTATTTGTGTATGCCTGAAGTCCTCCAGCTGCTTTTCAAAAGCTCGAGGAGATCATGCTAAAGACCCTGATGGCAAGAGTTCTCATAAGTTTCATATTCTTCGTAAGCCAAGTTTCTGTTGTGCTTCGGGAAGGTATCCGTCTGGCAAATCTGGAGACCGGAAGCAAACAAATGGAGAATCTAGCAGCCACCAGATTACTATACCTAAAG CTCTAGGAACTGACATGCTTGACGTGGAGAAGCCTGTGGTTTTCACATATGAAGAAATTATTTTTGCAACTGATGGATTCTCTGATTCAAGTCTTATTGGGCATGGAACATATGGTTCTGTATATTACTGCTATCTTCGTGACCAG GAGGTTGCAGTAAAGAGAATGACTGCTACAAAAACTAAAGAATTTATGTCGGAGATGAAAGTGTTGTGTAAGGTCCACCATACAAATCTG GTAGAATTAATTGGCTATGCAGCCAGTGATGATGAGCTCTTCCTAATTTATGAGTATGCCCAAAAGGGTTCACTTAAAAACCACTTGCATGATCCTCAGAATAAGG GCTATACATCACTTTCATGGATCATGAGGGTCCAGGTTGCACTTGATGCCGCTAGAGGTCTCGAATACATCCATGAGCACACTAAAACACACTATGTTCACCGCGATATCAAGACAAGCAACATTTTACTTGATGGTTCCTTCAGGGCTAAG ATTTCAGATTTTGGATTGGCAAAACTTGTTGGAAAAAGAGGTGACGGAGAAGCTACAACAACAAAAGTTGTTGGTACATTTGGATATCTAGCTCCAGA ATATTTGAGTGATGGTCTTGCTACAGCCAAGAGTGATGTGTATGCATTTGGTGTCGTTCTTTTTGAGATCATATCTGGGAAGGAAGCCATAATACGAACTGAAGGTGCAGTGACAAAAAATCCTGAAAGACGGTCACTCGCATCCATT ATGCTAGCAGCTCTTCGGAACTCACCTGACTCCATGAGCATGTCAAGCTTGAAAGAACACATTGATCCTAATATGATGGATTTATATCCCCATGATTGTGTATTCAAG GTGGCCATGCTTGCAAAACAATGTGTGGATGAGGATCCCATCCTACGACCTGACATGAAGCAACTTGTGATTTCACTGTCGCAGATCCTTCTATCCTCCATTGAGTGGGAAGCAACTCTTGCAGGAAACAGCCAAGTATTCAGTGGCCTTGTCCAAGGAAGATAG